In Paludibaculum fermentans, the genomic stretch GCTACCGGTGGCATCCGCCTGGTCAACCACTCTCAGGGCGCTGCTCAGCGCGTTGGGCAGGATACCCGTATGGCCTTCGCTGGCGAGAACGAAGGCGACCTTCGTCGTCCCCTCCAGATCTCGCTGCAAAGCCTCCCTCAGCAGGCGGATGGTCAGTGGGTGCTCCGCGAAGTTTCGGAGCGCCCAACCCGTTCGCCCCGCATTCACCGGAGCCTCGTCCACCCATGCTTGGATCAGCAGGGCCTCGCAATCCGTTCCTGGCCCGAGCTTGCTCAATACCTCGGCCATCAGATAGATGCGTTCGCGGTATTTGGAACTACGACGATCTACCTCTCCGCCCAGCATCTGAGCAACACTTGGACTCGGGACCCACTGCGTTGCCACCAGATTGGAGCCGATCTCCGCCCAGCGGAGACGGTCATTGCCGACCCTGGCTGTCAGCAAGGGCATGAGCTCGAGCGCCAGATCTCTCTCCTGGTCGGCCAGGTAATCGGCGAGATCAAAGACTTCCTTCGCGCCGCCGTAGCTCAATGTGTTGGCAAGTTCGCGATCCAGGAAGGCCCGTGCCGTCGCGGGCGGTGGTTCCGCGTTCGACATGTCGGCCCTCACCGGGATCACCAGTCGACCACCCGAATCGTGCGTGAGCCGCCACGGCTCATCCGCCTGATTCCGGTTGTCATGGAGAGGCAGGATCAAAACCTGACCCGCCTGAATGTCTGGCAACGGCGGAGGACTACCGATCGAGCGGAAGTGGACTGCCGGACTATAGGCCAGGAACCGCACCCTCATCCGGCCAAGGCTCCTGCCCTCCTCCGAATCGGGAAAACGGCGGAGCACCTCGATCTCGGCGATCCTTGACCAGGTCTCATCACTCCACCCGGTTGCGGACGTGGGAAGCCGTTCCCCTTTGAGGACGGCCATCACCCGGCCGGTCACCAGGACTGGGGCCTTCTCAGCGTCCTCCAACTGCCAGGGAAACAGGATCTTTGCCGGAAGGACTAACGGCAGGCACGCAACAACCACGAGAAGCGACAGGAACCGGAGCATCTAAATTCCCATTGCACTGCGCACGCTGGCTCTCATAGGTCCTCCATCATCCTAGCAGTCAGATGCACCCTCGACTCCGCAGGTTACGCCCAGTCATTCTGCCCGCCACCGACTCGCCCAAACGTGCAGTGACCGCGGTGCGCCAGCGTTTGATCTGCGCCAATCTGCGACAGGACTTGGAGACCTGATGAATCGATCGGCAACCCAGGAATCCGCGATTGCATGAACCATCGGGCCTCTCGCCGTGGCCAGGGGTGAAGCCCGGCCGCGATCAGACGGAAAGCCAAGAGCTGATAGATGACAACCAACACCTGACAGCTATCAGCGAACCGCTGCTCCCCCTTCCCCCGGCTGCTACCATATTCAAATACACGTCTTGTCCGAGACCTCCGTCGGTCTCCGAACTCCAAAGTCTCTATTAGTCAAGCGGCGCCGGGCGGTGGTCCTTCCGTCACGGACCCTGGGAGGTTCATTGAAACACACACAGCGAAAGCTCATTCTTGCGGGACTGACGGCATCCACACTCGGCCTCCTGTTCCACATCACGGCCTGGAACAGTCCGGCACAGTCGAACGACGCGAGCCTCATCGCAAAAGCGAAGAAGATCCACGACCACGTCATCAAGCTCGATACCCACAACGATATTGACGCGTCGAACTTCACCGCCGACTGCAACTACACCATGCGCCTGACCACGCAGGTGAACTTGCCCAAGATGATTGAGGGCGACATGGACGTCTCGTTCATGATCGTCTACGTCGGCCAGGGGCCGCTCACCAAAGAAGGCTACGACAGCGCCTACGCGCAGGCCGTCGAGAAATTCGAAGCCGTCCACCGGCTCACCGAGAAAATTGCGCCCGACAAGATCGGCCTGGCCCTGACACCTGCTGATGTCATCGCCCTCCACAAGCAGAACAAGCGCATCGCTGTCATCGCCGTCGAGAACGGCTATCCGGTCGGTACCGAGATTAAGCGCGTCCAGGAGTTCTACGATCGCGGAGCGCGCTACATGTCCCTCGCCCACAACGGCAACAGCCAGCTCGCTGACTCGAACACCGGCGAGGTGCAGGGCTACCTCTACAACAACGGACTCTCGCCGCTGGGCCGTGAGGTCATCGCCGAGATGAACCGCGTCGGCATGATGGTCGACCTCTCGCACCCCGCGAAGGGCGCCAACCTGGAAGCGATCCGTCTCTCTAAGGCCCCTGTCATCGCCTCCCACTCCGGCGTCCGCGCCCTGGCCGACGTCAGCCGCAACATGGACGACGAGCAGTTGCTCGCCCTCAAGAAGAACGGCGGCGTGATCCAGATCGTCGGCTTCGCCTCCTACTTGAAGGCGGAATCGAAGGAACGCACGGAAGCGCTCACCAAATTGCGCGAAGAGCTGTTCGGCTCCATGACCGGCGCCCGCGGCGGCCGTCGCGCGGCCGGCGGGGAAGGTGGTGCGGCTCCGTCGCGAGCCTGCCCAGTGGAGACTGAGACTACATCGGCTGCTCCGGCTCGTCGAGGCGGAGGACGCAACGGGTTCCTCGCCATGCTGCCGGCCGACAAGCGCGCCGAGTATGAAAAGCGCATGGCCGAGATCGACGCGAAGTTCCCGCCCGCGCCCCGCGCCAACGTCCAGGACATGGTGAATCACATCGACTACGCTGTGAAGCTCATCGGTATCGATCACGTCGGCATCTCCTCCGACTTCGATGGCGGCGGCGGCATCGATGGCTGGAACAGCGCCTCGGAAGCCTTCAACGTGACCCTCGAACTCGTGAAGCGCGGCTACACGGAAGAACAAATCGGCAAGCTCTGGAGCGGCAACCTGCTGCGCGTCTGGGGTGACGTCGAGAAGGTCGCCAAGAAACTGCGCAAAAGCTAGAACACTCCGGCAGGCTGGGGTGGCTGCTCAAGGCTCCCCAGCCTGACCCGATCCGCCCTGGTTTGCAAGCTTTAATCGTCATCAGGGGGGAGTCTCGGAGAGATCTTCGATTCCCCCCCTGACTCGTTCCCGCCGCCGGCGTTCCGCCCCAGGAAATCCCCTTCCAAAAGCTCAAAATATCCAAACTCAGCGTGTGGATTGTCCCCTGCTGGCTGGATAAACTATTCGCAATATGTCCCCACGGTGGATCGGTATTCGAGCGAGCGCGGTGATCTCGATTCTCGGCAGCCTGGCCTTGCTGCTGATTGCAGGACTCATGTTGGTCTCCGTGTTGATCAATCCGCCAGCTCCCGAGGCCCCAACCCTTCCATTTCCAATGAAGTACTTCGTCATCGGCATGGCGAACGTGGTGATCCTGCTTGCTGCCTGGGGCATCGCGACAGCCGTTGGTATCTTCCGCCGCCGCCGTTGGGCCCGAATGTCCATCCTCATCTTCGCCGCAATACTCGCCTTCTTCGCAGTGGGAGGGGCTGCGATGATGGCGGTCATTCCCCTGCCGGAGACGCCGGGCGCGGACCCCAGCATCATGCCCATAGTCAGGGCCGTCATCGTCGGGTTTTATTGTGTTCTCGCCGCGATCGGCGCATGGTGGTTGGTGCTCTTCAATCTGACTCGCAGCCAGCCATACTTCTCCGGTCCCGTCACAACATCCGAACCCGTCCGGCCCCTGAGCATTACCATCATCGGCTGGTATTTCCTCTTTGGGGCCCTATGCTGCCTGCCCATGGCGCTATTCCGATTCCCCTTTATGTTCCTGGGCATCATCTTCACGGAAGCCGGCGCCATCTGCCTCTACCTCGCATTTGCGGCGGTGCAGATGTATCTGGGCCTCGGGCTACTCCGGCTCCGAGAGCCGGCGCGCGTGGCCAGCATCGCCTATTTCTGCGTCATGGTCGTGAGTGGAATCAGCTCCCTGGTGCCTTCGAGACAACAGGAGCTCCTGCGGCAGATGAGACTCGCTTACTCCTGGATGAACCAGCCTGGTCAGGATAGTTACCCCTTTCAGTTGCAATGGCCCTTCACTTTGCTGATGCTGCTTCTGGCCGGGCTCCCTGTTTACTTCCTCCACCTTCGCCGGGCTGCATTTCTGCCTGCCTCGCTCACAACCCATTCCAATGGCCCTGGTGAGCGATCACAGGCGCTTCCATCAGGCGCCTCCGTGGAACCCGAGCCCTCAGGGGCTGGGGAGGGGCCAGGCCCGGACAAGGAGGACTGAGATCCGCCTCCCCCTTGACACCAATTCCTCCTCCTGTTTGTCTTGCGGCTCTGTCCGCATCTCCGGCTACTTGCCCAGCCTCCATCCGTCGACACCCGCTATTCCGCCAATCCACTAAACTGCCGTTCCTGCCCAACCTCAACGCCGCTACACTAGAGGCGCATGAGCGACAGCATCGACCAGCTTCACGCGGACTACAAATCGAACACCAGCCGCGATCGCGATCAGCAACTGGTTGCCCGGCTCCGCTCCACTCCTGGCCTGGCCGCGGAACTCATCCAGCGGCTCCTCCTCGATCTACCCAATCTCCCCGGCATTCTCCCCGCGGCGCTGCTCGGCTTGCAGCTTGACCAGTTTGACCCTTTGGCCCGCACGGCGGCCTCCACCCTGCGCCAGGACCCCTGCCATGCCGCTGCCCAGGATTTCATAGCCCACGCGAGTCTACAGGCCCTGCCCCCCCTGCGCCCCCATTTGCAGGAGTTGTTCTACGTTCAGCCGAATTGGACCACCTACTACTCCATGTGGCCCTGGCGGCAAACCGGCGTAACGGAATTCGAGTTCCTGAAGCGTCACTTAGGAACGGGCATGACGTTCTGGGATGGCGGCTCAAGCAGGACCACGCAGCGCGCCGCCCTGGAAGCCCTCTTCGAGACCCGGGAACCGGAAGTTCTCGAATTCCTGGAAGACCGTCTCCCCCGAGAGGACTTCCACCTCCATGCCCGCGATATCGGCATGGAAAAATCCGCCGAGGGGTATCGGAAGCTTCACAGCGAGCAGACGTTCCACCTCTCCTTCCCATCCAGCTACATCGACGGAAGCGCCCTCGCGGCCCGCTGGTTGCCGATGGCGGGTCTGGAGTATCACGGCCTCTGCCTGCCCCAGGATCACATCTTCGGGGGAGAAGGCACCGGCGAGTGCCGCCGTTGTCATCAGAGACTCGTCAACCTGCTCACACTCACCCCCGTGCCGCCCGGCCTGGGCGTCACGGGACTCGACCAACTGTCACTGCAGGTCTGCTTCTCCTGCCTGGATCTCGGAGTCCTTTTCTACGAACACGACAACCACGGCAGCACGCGCGAATCCGCCCTGACGGTGCGCGAAGGGGTTGGCCGGGTGGAGAACTGCGGATCCCTGCGCCAAACGCCGGTAGGTCTTATCCGAACGCCCGAGCGTTGGAAGTGGCAGGACTGGGCGCTGTCCAACTCCCGCGAAAATCTGAACCGCCTCGGAGGCCATCCCGCCTGGATCCAGAACGCGGAGTACCCTGCCTGCCCCCAGTGCCGCCAAACCATGATCCACCTTCTCCAACTCGACTCCGATCTGCCAATGGAAAATGGGAGCGAATGGTGGTGGGGCAGCGGTGGCTGCGGCTATGTCAGTTGGTGTGACCAATGCAAAATCAGCGCCGTCCAGTGCCAGTTCACTTAGCGGCAACCCTTACCCCAGTGGCAGGATGAGAGTGCTAGGGCACTCGGCCGCGCCTCCTTGGCCTGATGTTCATTGACCGTTACGGCTTCAATGAGCAGCCGTTATCCGGACCCGCATCCCAGGGCTCTGTGACGTACCGGAAGTTCTTTTCGGAACGCCCCGCAAGTGCGAACCCCTCCGAACCAAGCCTAAATTCGAGGTCGTAGAGTTGGCGCGGAAACCCAGCGGGCCGTTCTTCCGGCTGGACCGCGCGATTCCTGGGCTCGCCCTGCAGTTTGCCGGCCGCGGGCAGTCGATTGCGGCCGTATTCGACAACCAGGTGCAAGGTTCCCTCTTGATAATCGGCCGATTTCAGGCTGGCCCACGTGAGGCATCCAGCGCCCCGGCCCACCGTATCCCTGAGTTGGAGGAAGAACTCGGAGTCTGGAGGAGTCCGCGTGAAATCCAGCGTATAGAGGTTCGTATCGACCACGCCCTCTACGCCCACGAAGTTGGTTTGGCAGAGCAGGATGTCTTTCTTCGCGGAGGTTGGGATCAAGCGGCAATAGGCCGCGTTGAGTAGATCATTCCGGAATCGCAACGCCCACCCACCGCTGCCTCTGGAAAACACGTAATTGGCCGGCGAGTAGCCATTTGGCACTGGCAGGAATTGCATGGCGACCACCGCATCTCGACCGCCACCGAAGAAATGTCCATGCACCAGGGAGACCTCGGCTTCGACCGCTGCCTTGTTCCCTTGGCGTCCCACGATTTGCACGATCCCGGCATCTTCAGGCCGCGCCGCGTGAACATCGTTTCGGAAGGGCGGATCGAAGCGGGAAGCCTCGGTGCCGTCGGTAGAGGCCTGGCCGCAGGCGACAGCCGCAAGCGAAACAACCATCAGCGTGCACAAAACTGCGCGACTTCCAACGAATTGACGGATGGTCCTCGTCAGCATTGCGGCTCTCAAGCTCCTTGCGCTGCTTTCGCATTTTACCAGCCAGTCATCGATGCTTTCGCGGCAAGCCCGCGGGTGACCAGCCCGGACGCCCACTCGTCGGCCGGCGGGCTATCATGGCAGACGATGCGTGACCATTTGTACTTGACCCTCGCGGCCGGGTTGACCGCAGTCCTGCTGCTGCCCTTGCATGCGACAGCCGGCCAATCGTTTGCGCTCGATTCCACCCAGGGACTGCAACCGCACGGTGTCACCGTGGAGGCCGTCACTTACCAGGGACGCAAAGCCGTGCGTGTGCTGCCGGCAGTTGCCGCGAGCGAAGAGCCGCAGGCCGCGAAGAACGGCGAGGGCGGCGGAATTGTGGTGCTGCCAGCCACCGAGTTCCAGGACGGAACGGTTGAGTTGGAAGTCGCGGGCAAACCCCGGGCCGGCGCCGCGGGCGGTGCGCGCGGGTTTGTCGGGATCGCTTTCCGGGTGGCCGCTGACCCATCGAAATACGAGTGCTTTTACCTCCGCCCGACCAACGGCCGCGCCGACGACCAGTTGCGGCGCAATCATTCGACACAGTACATCTCCATGCCGGAGTACGAGTGGTCGCGGCTGCGCAAGGAAACACCCGGCGTGTACGAGTCCTATGCGGACCTGGCGCCGGGCGAGTGGACCAGGATCAAAGTCGTAGTCAGGGGCGGCAAGGCCCGCCTCTACGTGAACGATGCGCCACAGCCGGTGCTGCTGGTCAACGACCTGAAGCACGGCAACGGCAAGGGCGCCGTGGCGCTGTGGATCGGCATGGGCACCGAGGGGTATTTCTCCAATTTGCGGCTGTCGAATTAAACTAAGCCCAGACTGAAAGCGTCAGGAAAGAAACGGCTCGCGCGCAGCGGGCAGCTCACATTGCGGACCATCGAAGACGGAGCCCGGCGCGCGCTGGAAGGGGATCGCGACGCGCTCGATCGTGTGGTGCGTGGTTTGCAAGGCGACCTCTACGGCCTTGCCCTGCGCATGCTGCTGAACCGTGAGGATGCCGAGGATGCCACGCAGGAGATCCTGGTCCGCATCGTCACCCGGCTCCCTCCGAAGCCGAGCGCTTGCTGTTGATCGAGGAGGTGAAGGGCTCCTGCACGTTCGCCATGCTCCAGTGTCTTGACCGGCCGAACCGTCTCGCTTACGTGCCGGGCGAAATCATGGAACTCTCCGGGCCCGGCGCCGCCGAAGCGCTGGAGATCTCCGCCGATTTGTTTCGCAAACGCCTCCAGCATGCCCGCCCCGCCATTCTCGCTTTCACCAGATCCCGGGCAGGGAAGATCCGTGTGGACTCCTGCGCATTCGCAGGGAACGCATCGTCGTTCCAGGAGGCGCGCGCGATGGTCCGCCAGGTGGATGAGGCGCGCTGGGCCCTTGAGGTTCACCGGACCAACCATCCCCGGCATGCCTCCATCGATTTCGCGCGACGAATCGTCGCAGCCCTGGATGCCCGGGATCGGCCCGCCGACTGATCCTCCATCCGCCAGGGAGTTCTGCTCCGGATCAACCGGTTCGGCCATTTCGTAAAAGAAAACAGCCTCAAGTTTTCACAGCGCCCTCTCCGCTCTCGTCCAAAGGACGAACAGGAGAACCAGTTTGCAGACAATTCGAATCGGAACCATGATGTGTGGGATGGCGATCTTCGCCGCCTGGCTGTCGCCGCCCCTCAACGCCCAGAGCGCTGCACCGAGCCATCAGTCGGCCCTGGCCAATGAGGCCGGTACTCTGTCGGACAAGTTCAGCGGACTCGCCCGTGTGATGGCGGGCAAGTACGAATGGAAGCCTGGCGAGAGCGTACGCTCCGCGGGCGATGTGTTCAATCTGATCGTTAGGGAGAATGGCATGCTGAGCAGTGTGCTTTCGGGTGCGGGTGCGCCGGGCCGCGGCGGTCCGAGGCCTGCTCTGATTACCGACGCGGACAAGCTGCAGGAGGCACTCAATTCACGGGCGAACTCAGCAATAACCTGCCCAGCCAGCGTTGGGCGCAGGCGGCCATCCCGAACTCGCGGCTTTTCGTTTACACCGCAGCCGAGCAGGGTGATCACCTGCTGATGTTCAGGAACCCGGTGAAGTTCGCAAACGACCTGCAGGCGTTCCTGGAGAAATAGCGAGCGCGCGCCGGATTCCAGCTCGGGAGAGCTCTCAACGCGATGGCCAGTCAGCGCGCGAGGCCGAGGAGACTGGCCCGAGTCGCGCATCCGTTGACCCGGCGGTGCCGTGACGCATACCGGAATTGGAGTTCACTCCACCCGCAGCACGACCAAGGTAATGTCGTCATGTTGCGGGGCTCCAGCCGCAAAGCCGTCGACGGCTCGCACCAGCGCGTCGCATAACTCCGGCACGGAGAGCGCCCGTCCGGCGCAGATTGCCTGGGCCAGGCGCGCCTCACTGAACTCTTCCCCTTCCGGGCTCATCGCCTCGGTGATGCCGTCGGTGTAGAGCACCACCGTATCGCCGGGCCCCAGTTCCAATTCCGCCTCCGCGAACGCCGCTCGCCGCTTCAGTCCCAGCGCCAGACCCTTGGTCCGGATCCACTCCACTTCGGAGGCGCCACTGCGCCACAACGCCGCGGGGTTGTGGCCGGCTGAAGAGTACATCAGTCGGCGTGAGCCTCGCGCACAGGCCAAAGCAAAGAGCGTGATGAAGCGGTTGGCCGGCGTCGAATCGAATACCAGCTCATTCAGGCGCCCGAGCATCCCGTCGAGATTCTCCCCGGTGCGGCCAAAGGCCAGTCCGCGCAAACTCGCCTGGAGATTCGACATCAGGAGCGCCGCCGGCACTCCTTTGCCCGCCACATCGGCGATCGTGATCAAGAGGCGATCGCCGGCTGCGATGTAGTCATAGGAGTCGCCTCCGATCGACTGGGCGGGACGGCAGATGCCGGAAATCCTGAAGCCAGGCAACTCGGGGTCGCGCTTGGGCAACAGGCGCGCCTGGACGTCCTTGGCAATCTGCAGTTCGCGCTGGATGCGCTCGCGCTGCACCGCCTCTTCGGCCACCCGGTGTGTGAGCCGCGCATTCTCTATCGCGAGCCCGGCCTGGTGCGCCACCGACTGCAACAACTGCTTCTCCGCCGGGGAATAGGGTTCCTGGCTCTTCTTCGGTCCCAGATGCAGCCCGCCCAGCACGCCATTGCGGCCCTGGACCGGCAGCGCCAGGCACCCCAACGCGGTCTCGGCCAACCAGTCGGGTGAAGGAGCCGTGCCGGCCAGCCAGGTGCGGACCTCCGGCACATGCAGCGCGGACGACACATGCCCGGCCACTGAGGCCAGCACCGCTTCGGGTTCGGTCATCGTGCGCAGCAACTCGCCGGTCCCGGCCAGCACCCGTTCGGCTTGCAGGGCCTCGCGGAAGAAGCGCCGGTCGACCCAGCCGTGCAAGCGCCTGGCCAACGGACCCACCAACAACATGGCCAGCAGGCTCCACGCGATCGCGGTCCAGCGGTTCTCCAGCAGTACCAGCGGCGCCAGCGCCAGCAGGATCCGCAAGGCGTCGACGGAGCGCCGCGCGAACGCATACTGCAAGCCTTGCCGCACCACGACGCCAACGTCCATCGCCCGCTCCACGATCAACACGTAGGCAAAAGTCAGCGGCACCAGCGACAGCAGCAGGTACGCCACCCAAGTGATCACGGGATAAGCGCTGTACGAAAGGCCGGCCGCCAGGTTCGTGAGCTCCATTGCGAGCAGCGGACCGCGGCCCAGCAACAGCCCCGCCACCAGCAGGCGCAGCCTCCGCCGCGTGTCCGGGTCCGTCTCCCCCGCCAGGCGATAGATGATATTCGCCACGCCTAACGCCATCGCGCCATACAGGATCGTGGCCTCCCACGAATCCGGCAGATCCCAGGCCTTCCACCGGTCGAGCCCGGCCGGAAACTCGGCGCCCATCAGGGCCAGCGCCGTATTTAGCGCCGCCAGCCACACCACGCTCAAGGTCAACGGCCAACGCAGCCAGGAGAGCAAACGCCGCGGACTGCGCTCGGCCCCAAAGTCCAGTCCGAACCAGAGCCAGGCGGCCGCGCTCAACTGCCCGAGCCCGCGATTGAAGAAGCGCATCAGGCCCGACCAGAACGGCGGCCAACCGTCCACTTGAAACAGGTAGGAGTTGAACTGCGCTTGAGCCAGCAGGATGGAGAGCACCAACCAGGCCATCCGGTCCGTGGGCCGGCGGTACACGATGAAGAATCCCAACAACACGCAGAACGACGGAACCAGGATGTTCTGGACGACCATGAACAGCCGCT encodes the following:
- a CDS encoding Asp23/Gls24 family envelope stress response protein; translation: MSPRWIGIRASAVISILGSLALLLIAGLMLVSVLINPPAPEAPTLPFPMKYFVIGMANVVILLAAWGIATAVGIFRRRRWARMSILIFAAILAFFAVGGAAMMAVIPLPETPGADPSIMPIVRAVIVGFYCVLAAIGAWWLVLFNLTRSQPYFSGPVTTSEPVRPLSITIIGWYFLFGALCCLPMALFRFPFMFLGIIFTEAGAICLYLAFAAVQMYLGLGLLRLREPARVASIAYFCVMVVSGISSLVPSRQQELLRQMRLAYSWMNQPGQDSYPFQLQWPFTLLMLLLAGLPVYFLHLRRAAFLPASLTTHSNGPGERSQALPSGASVEPEPSGAGEGPGPDKED
- a CDS encoding PP2C family protein-serine/threonine phosphatase, whose protein sequence is MARTACLSLLGIIFAIVTALEVRLVVTTIEFAAHPEAIHYRLPMTDSLKVNVDQFGGLRRGDRIVAVDGTPVASRGQAHRALTRRPMGPPVPLTVEREGRRLDVSAPTRPFPARIGPVERLFMVVQNILVPSFCVLLGFFIVYRRPTDRMAWLVLSILLAQAQFNSYLFQVDGWPPFWSGLMRFFNRGLGQLSAAAWLWFGLDFGAERSPRRLLSWLRWPLTLSVVWLAALNTALALMGAEFPAGLDRWKAWDLPDSWEATILYGAMALGVANIIYRLAGETDPDTRRRLRLLVAGLLLGRGPLLAMELTNLAAGLSYSAYPVITWVAYLLLSLVPLTFAYVLIVERAMDVGVVVRQGLQYAFARRSVDALRILLALAPLVLLENRWTAIAWSLLAMLLVGPLARRLHGWVDRRFFREALQAERVLAGTGELLRTMTEPEAVLASVAGHVSSALHVPEVRTWLAGTAPSPDWLAETALGCLALPVQGRNGVLGGLHLGPKKSQEPYSPAEKQLLQSVAHQAGLAIENARLTHRVAEEAVQRERIQRELQIAKDVQARLLPKRDPELPGFRISGICRPAQSIGGDSYDYIAAGDRLLITIADVAGKGVPAALLMSNLQASLRGLAFGRTGENLDGMLGRLNELVFDSTPANRFITLFALACARGSRRLMYSSAGHNPAALWRSGASEVEWIRTKGLALGLKRRAAFAEAELELGPGDTVVLYTDGITEAMSPEGEEFSEARLAQAICAGRALSVPELCDALVRAVDGFAAGAPQHDDITLVVLRVE
- a CDS encoding RNA polymerase sigma factor; translation: MRTIEDGARRALEGDRDALDRVVRGLQGDLYGLALRMLLNREDAEDATQEILVRIVTRLPPKPSACC
- a CDS encoding dipeptidase, with translation MKHTQRKLILAGLTASTLGLLFHITAWNSPAQSNDASLIAKAKKIHDHVIKLDTHNDIDASNFTADCNYTMRLTTQVNLPKMIEGDMDVSFMIVYVGQGPLTKEGYDSAYAQAVEKFEAVHRLTEKIAPDKIGLALTPADVIALHKQNKRIAVIAVENGYPVGTEIKRVQEFYDRGARYMSLAHNGNSQLADSNTGEVQGYLYNNGLSPLGREVIAEMNRVGMMVDLSHPAKGANLEAIRLSKAPVIASHSGVRALADVSRNMDDEQLLALKKNGGVIQIVGFASYLKAESKERTEALTKLREELFGSMTGARGGRRAAGGEGGAAPSRACPVETETTSAAPARRGGGRNGFLAMLPADKRAEYEKRMAEIDAKFPPAPRANVQDMVNHIDYAVKLIGIDHVGISSDFDGGGGIDGWNSASEAFNVTLELVKRGYTEEQIGKLWSGNLLRVWGDVEKVAKKLRKS
- a CDS encoding DUF1963 domain-containing protein, translating into MSDSIDQLHADYKSNTSRDRDQQLVARLRSTPGLAAELIQRLLLDLPNLPGILPAALLGLQLDQFDPLARTAASTLRQDPCHAAAQDFIAHASLQALPPLRPHLQELFYVQPNWTTYYSMWPWRQTGVTEFEFLKRHLGTGMTFWDGGSSRTTQRAALEALFETREPEVLEFLEDRLPREDFHLHARDIGMEKSAEGYRKLHSEQTFHLSFPSSYIDGSALAARWLPMAGLEYHGLCLPQDHIFGGEGTGECRRCHQRLVNLLTLTPVPPGLGVTGLDQLSLQVCFSCLDLGVLFYEHDNHGSTRESALTVREGVGRVENCGSLRQTPVGLIRTPERWKWQDWALSNSRENLNRLGGHPAWIQNAEYPACPQCRQTMIHLLQLDSDLPMENGSEWWWGSGGCGYVSWCDQCKISAVQCQFT